In one window of Cydia fagiglandana chromosome 10, ilCydFagi1.1, whole genome shotgun sequence DNA:
- the LOC134668283 gene encoding catalase-like, giving the protein MCFYYLKTDAELQESIGILTDSRGIPVELRDTNTINSDLLSNRFYFDSIVHFDRERIPERVVYAKGAGAFGYFEVTHNVSEYTKADVFNEIGKKTPLVARFSSLIQSLGGSDLARETRGFAVKLYTKEGNLDVLGAHIPVFFFRDALLFPSFVHSFKRNPRTNLIDNNMRWDFLSLRPESIHAFLWLLSDYGIPNGYRHMNGYPTHTYVLNNKQGDNYYVRFNFSTEQGIERLSSEDAKEIQGRDLDYFRRDLYNSIENKKYPAWKLQMDVMTRDDIKQASFNPFDVTRQWPKWSYHTVPIGRMVLNKNPENFFKSIEQVAFDPFSTVPGIPGPQDQLFKGRYLLYRDTANYRLGINHDKIDVNCPKYTKTYVRDGVAPVNDNMGDAPNYFPNSYNGPMPYIDQDRSSERLLEYESSAADFQPAANFYNHYVADEGHRQRLAKNAAETLATVTPPVLKRALKLLTLIDNDLGKRVTMALPEARAENARHR; this is encoded by the exons ATGTGTTTTTACTACTTAAAGACGGACGCAGAATTACAA GAATCTATCGGTATACTGACCGACAGCAGAGGAATACCAGTCGAACTGCGAGACACCAACACAATCAACTCAGACCTTCTCTCTAACAGGTTTTACTTTGACAGCATCGTTCACTTTGACAGGGAGCGAATACCAGAAAGAGTAGTCTATGCAAAGGGCGCTGGTGCTTTCGGCTACTTTGAAGTTACCCACAATGTCTCTGAATATACTAAAGCAGATGTTTTCAACGAGATTGGAAAGAAGACTCCACTTGTTGCGAGATTTTCTTCCCTAATTCAAAGTCTCGGAGGCTCAGACCTCGCCAGAGAAACGAGGGGTTTCGCTGTAAAATTGTACACTAAAGAAGGCAATTTAGATGTACTAGGAGCGCATATTCCAGTGTTCTTTTTCAGAGATGCTCTCCTGTTTCCTTCTTTTGTCCATAGTTTTAAGAGAAATCCTCGGACAAATCTTATTGACAACAATATGCGCTGGGATTTTCTTTCACTCAGGCCAGAGTCGATACATGCCTTTTTGTGGCTTTTGTCCGATTATGGAATACCAAACGGATACAGACATATGAACGGCTACCCAACACATACTTACGTTCTCAATAACAAGCAGGGTGACAATTATTATGTTAGATTTAATTTCAGCACAGAACAAGGGATTGAACGTTTGTCCAGTGAAGATGCAAAGGAAATACAAGGCCGTGATCTTGACTATTTCAGAAGAGATCTTTACAATTCCATTGAAAATAAGAAGTATCCAGCGTGGAAATTACAAATGGATGTAATGACAAGGGACGATATAAAACAAGCCAGTTTCAATCCGTTCGACGTCACACGACAATGGCCAAAATGGAGCTATCACACAGTTCCCATAGGCCGGATGGTGTTGAATAAGAACCCAGAAAACTTCTTCAAATCAATAGAACAAGTGGCATTCGATCCTTTCAGTACAGTCCCTGGAATTCCTGGTCCTCAAGACCAACTGTTCAAAGGCCGCTATTTGCTTTATCGTGACACAGCTAACTATAGATTAGGGATAAACCACGATAAAATAGACGTAAACTGTCCTAAATATACTAAGACATACGTAAGAGATGGCGTTGCACCGGTTAATGATAATATGGGTGACGCTCCAAACTATTTCCCTAATTCGTACAACGGTCCAATGCCTTACATTGACCAAGATAGATCAAGTGAAAGGTTACTTGAGTACGAGAGCAGTGCTGCTGATTTTCAACCAGCTGCAAACTTCTATAATCATTACGTGGCTGATGAAGGACACAGACAACGCTTAGCGAAAAATGCAGCGGAGACACTAGCCACAGTGACTCCTCCAGTACTGAAACGAGCATTAAAGCTGCTAACACTAATCGATAATGACTTAGGAAAACGAGTGACTATGGCTTTGCCTGAAGCAAGAGCTGAGAATGCAAGACataggtaa